One genomic region from Kiritimatiellia bacterium encodes:
- a CDS encoding glycosyltransferase family 2 protein produces MKLSVIIPVYNEAGTITRVAGAVRDVEINMEKELIFVDDGSTDGSRDILRALQGEYPKAKFVYHESNRGKGAALRSGFKEASGDIVLVQDADLEYDPRDYPALLAPILNGYADVVFGSRFSGNGPHRAIFFWHSLGNRFLTMLSNIMTDLNLSDMEVGYKVFRKQALDSIALREDRFGVEVELTAKLARGGWKIYEVPVSYYGRDYADGKKITWRDGIRALWCILKYRFV; encoded by the coding sequence ATGAAGTTAAGCGTAATTATTCCGGTTTATAACGAGGCCGGCACCATTACCCGGGTGGCCGGGGCGGTCCGGGATGTTGAAATCAACATGGAAAAAGAGCTGATTTTTGTTGATGACGGTTCCACGGACGGCTCGCGCGATATTCTCCGCGCGCTGCAGGGGGAATATCCGAAGGCGAAATTTGTCTATCATGAAAGCAACCGCGGCAAGGGGGCCGCCTTGCGCAGCGGATTCAAAGAGGCTTCCGGCGATATCGTCCTGGTCCAGGATGCCGACCTGGAATACGACCCGCGCGATTATCCGGCCTTGCTCGCGCCGATCCTGAATGGTTATGCCGACGTGGTTTTCGGCTCGCGCTTTAGCGGCAACGGCCCGCACCGCGCCATTTTTTTCTGGCATTCGCTCGGCAACCGGTTTTTAACCATGCTGTCCAATATAATGACCGATTTAAACCTCTCCGACATGGAAGTCGGCTATAAGGTTTTCAGAAAGCAAGCGCTTGACTCCATCGCCTTGCGGGAGGACCGGTTCGGCGTAGAGGTTGAACTCACGGCCAAACTCGCCCGCGGCGGATGGAAAATATACGAGGTGCCGGTTTCCTATTACGGCCGCGATTATGCGGACGGGAAAAAAATCACCTGGCGGGACGGCATCCGCGCCTTGTGGTGCATTCTGAAATATCGTTTTGTTTGA
- a CDS encoding phosphatidylglycerophosphatase A, whose amino-acid sequence MKRIYRDFFEYPAGCVSRFVKYALLAAATGFGLGLSPVASGTTGTLPGVLLMFCLAGVWSGPVIWQICCAAALAAAAVPLCDLAEKYFQHKDDGRIVADEYLTFPICMIGLPVCAPVLVMAFLTNRVFDILKPFPARRLQALPGGLGIVADDFFSCLYSLVLNHLAFRLLIRFGLIGG is encoded by the coding sequence GTGAAACGCATTTATAGAGATTTTTTTGAATATCCGGCCGGTTGCGTTTCGCGTTTCGTGAAATACGCGCTGCTGGCCGCGGCCACCGGGTTCGGCCTGGGCCTGAGCCCGGTGGCCTCGGGGACCACCGGTACCCTGCCGGGCGTCTTGCTGATGTTTTGCCTGGCCGGGGTCTGGTCCGGTCCGGTTATCTGGCAGATATGTTGCGCCGCGGCGCTGGCCGCCGCGGCCGTGCCGTTGTGCGATCTGGCTGAAAAATATTTCCAGCATAAAGACGATGGACGCATTGTCGCCGATGAATATCTGACCTTCCCAATCTGTATGATCGGCCTGCCGGTTTGCGCGCCGGTCCTTGTCATGGCTTTCCTCACCAACCGCGTTTTTGACATCCTCAAACCGTTTCCCGCGCGGCGTCTGCAGGCCCTGCCCGGCGGGCTCGGCATCGTGGCCGACGATTTTTTTTCTTGCCTGTACAGCCTGGTTTTGAATCATCTCGCGTTCCGGCTGTTGATCCGATTCGGTCTTATCGGCGGTTGA